One Terriglobia bacterium genomic region harbors:
- a CDS encoding FtsQ-type POTRA domain-containing protein, translating to MGKKETDRDEERDSFEETPYLRRQRAISVKRMQVEPSKLVLFSQIFLALVLLIGLGISIRRFAEYATTSPKFDLSIREVKGLRNLSDAAVMQQLAPLIGQNIFRANYNERIRALMQIPWVESVVFLRFWPASLSVIITERVPVGYALIGGAVELIDKEGIPLGASRETQQHFDFPIVRGLTGENTANDHVINRLRISRYMDLLAELESGREGYSADLSEVDVSDPDDVRVILKNDPILVHLGKENLLPRFKLYLANIKKLKQDYPDIDAVDLRFKDQIVIKRQESSKEAKAKTST from the coding sequence ATGGGAAAAAAGGAAACTGACCGGGATGAAGAACGGGACTCCTTCGAAGAGACGCCGTACTTGCGGCGGCAACGGGCTATATCGGTCAAGCGGATGCAGGTGGAGCCGAGCAAGCTGGTCTTGTTCTCGCAAATCTTCCTGGCGCTGGTCCTTCTGATCGGATTGGGGATCAGCATCCGACGCTTTGCCGAGTACGCCACCACCTCGCCGAAGTTTGATCTCAGCATCCGGGAAGTCAAGGGGCTGCGCAACCTCTCCGACGCCGCCGTCATGCAACAACTGGCGCCCCTGATCGGACAGAATATTTTCCGGGCCAATTACAACGAACGAATTCGCGCCCTCATGCAGATTCCCTGGGTGGAGTCCGTGGTCTTCCTCCGGTTCTGGCCGGCCTCGCTCTCGGTCATCATTACCGAACGGGTCCCGGTGGGCTATGCGCTCATCGGGGGGGCGGTGGAACTCATCGACAAGGAGGGGATACCCCTGGGTGCGTCGAGGGAGACCCAACAACATTTTGATTTTCCGATTGTGCGCGGTCTGACGGGTGAGAACACCGCCAACGATCACGTCATCAATCGCCTTCGCATCAGCCGATACATGGATTTGCTGGCGGAACTCGAGAGTGGGCGAGAAGGTTACTCCGCCGACCTGTCCGAAGTGGATGTCTCCGATCCGGACGACGTCCGGGTGATTCTCAAGAACGATCCCATCCTCGTTCACCTGGGCAAAGAGAACCTGCTGCCGCGGTTTAAACTTTATCTCGCAAACATCAAGAAATTGAAGCAGGATTATCCCGACATCGACGCCGTGGATTTGCGATTCAAGGACCAGATCGTCATCAAGCGTCAGGAGAGCTCCAAAGAAGCGAAGGCGAAGACGTCAACATAG
- the murC gene encoding UDP-N-acetylmuramate--L-alanine ligase has translation MFKRFQKIHFVGIGGIGMSGIAELLLNLGYVVSGSDLKSSPATARLSQLGAKIYLGHDPAHVDEAQVVVFSSAVPPQNPELVEARRLQRPVIPRAEMLAELMRLKYGIAVAGAHGKTTTTSMVAEVLNEAKFDPTLIVGGRLNALGINARLGAGEWMVVEADESDRSFLKIDPTIAVITNIDREHLDHYRDLADIQEAFVSFANKVPFYGSVIACVDDPATRAILPRLERRVVGYGHSEAADLGVGAVTLGKFESEFDLHVKGKALGRFHLRVPGSHNILNAMAAVAVGLELNAPLPAIQRGLAEFRGTERRFEWKGEHQGVTVIDDYGHHPTEITATLDTLKHCGFRRSIVVFQPHRYSRTKFLFDDFLHAFDLADEVVLTEIYPASESPLEGISGRSLAERMRQESRASVHYVSRVEEIAAYLLPRLRAGDVVLTLGAGNIGTAGAELLGLLTEQEGKVSRSEAGV, from the coding sequence GTGTTTAAACGATTTCAAAAAATTCATTTTGTCGGGATCGGCGGGATTGGAATGAGCGGAATCGCCGAGCTCTTGCTGAATCTCGGCTATGTCGTCTCCGGTTCGGATCTTAAATCGTCGCCGGCGACCGCACGACTGTCCCAGCTGGGGGCCAAGATTTATTTGGGCCACGATCCCGCCCATGTCGACGAGGCCCAGGTCGTCGTATTTTCCTCAGCCGTCCCTCCGCAGAATCCGGAACTGGTTGAAGCTCGCCGCCTGCAGCGGCCGGTGATCCCTCGCGCCGAGATGTTGGCCGAACTGATGCGGCTGAAGTATGGGATTGCTGTGGCGGGCGCGCATGGCAAGACGACCACCACATCCATGGTGGCTGAAGTGCTTAACGAGGCAAAATTCGATCCGACCCTCATTGTCGGCGGACGCTTGAATGCCCTGGGAATCAACGCCCGCCTCGGAGCCGGCGAATGGATGGTTGTGGAAGCTGACGAAAGCGACCGGTCATTCCTGAAAATCGATCCGACCATCGCCGTGATCACCAACATTGATCGCGAACACCTGGACCACTACCGCGATCTTGCCGATATCCAGGAGGCGTTTGTCTCCTTCGCCAACAAAGTGCCGTTTTATGGGAGCGTGATTGCCTGCGTGGATGACCCCGCCACGCGGGCGATCCTCCCGAGGCTGGAGCGGCGCGTCGTGGGCTATGGACACTCGGAAGCGGCCGACCTGGGAGTGGGGGCGGTGACGCTGGGAAAATTCGAGTCGGAATTCGACCTTCATGTAAAAGGGAAGGCGCTGGGTAGATTCCACCTTCGGGTGCCGGGATCCCACAATATCCTGAATGCCATGGCTGCGGTGGCGGTGGGGCTGGAGCTGAATGCCCCGCTCCCGGCTATCCAAAGAGGGCTGGCGGAATTTCGCGGCACAGAGCGCCGGTTCGAATGGAAGGGGGAACACCAGGGGGTCACGGTGATCGACGATTACGGCCATCATCCCACCGAGATCACGGCCACCCTGGACACCCTGAAGCACTGTGGATTCCGGCGCTCCATCGTGGTTTTTCAGCCCCATCGTTATTCACGGACCAAGTTTCTGTTCGACGATTTCCTCCACGCGTTCGACCTGGCCGATGAAGTGGTTCTGACCGAGATCTATCCCGCATCGGAATCGCCGCTCGAAGGCATCAGCGGACGATCGCTGGCCGAAAGGATGCGGCAGGAATCCCGCGCGTCGGTCCATTATGTTTCCCGAGTGGAAGAAATCGCGGCATATCTGTTGCCCCGGCTCCGGGCGGGCGATGTTGTCTTGACCCTGGGGGCGGGCAATATCGGGACGGCCGGCGCCGAATTGCTTGGCCTGCTAACCGAACAGGAGGGCAAGGTGTCCCGTTCGGAGGCCGGCGTATAG
- the murG gene encoding undecaprenyldiphospho-muramoylpentapeptide beta-N-acetylglucosaminyltransferase: protein MNVLFAGGGTGGHVFPAVAVAEELVRRRGSTRLLFVGSDRGLEARIIPQRGYSFEAVAAGALKGIATSARLSTLVGLPRSIQKAGQIVERFSPQVVVGIGGYASAPVVVAATMQGRPRMILEQNAIPGLANRLLAYFVTRAAVNFPESLRYFPGNAVVTGNPVRQGFFRVGPPSREGEFTVLIFGGSQGAHAINAAMMEALPHLAEWRRRIRFIHQTGEKDAAWVETTYRANQFSAEVRPFFDDMPNQFSRAHWIIARSGASCLAEIAATGRPSLLIPFPSAADDHQRKNAEVFARRGASVVINQSSLNGERLALVIRLHMENKERQEQMSRAAASLSIPDAASRIADLVEALASKA, encoded by the coding sequence ATGAATGTCTTGTTTGCGGGGGGAGGCACGGGAGGGCATGTTTTTCCCGCCGTCGCGGTTGCTGAAGAACTGGTGAGACGGCGTGGATCGACCCGACTGTTGTTTGTCGGCTCGGACCGCGGGTTGGAAGCCCGTATCATTCCGCAGCGCGGGTATTCCTTCGAAGCCGTGGCAGCAGGCGCCCTGAAAGGAATCGCGACTTCGGCGAGATTGTCGACGCTCGTCGGCTTGCCGCGGAGTATTCAAAAGGCGGGGCAGATTGTCGAGCGGTTTTCCCCCCAGGTCGTCGTGGGGATTGGCGGATATGCTTCCGCACCTGTTGTGGTGGCAGCGACCATGCAAGGACGACCCCGGATGATCCTGGAGCAGAACGCGATTCCCGGTCTTGCCAACCGGCTGCTGGCGTATTTTGTGACCAGGGCCGCGGTGAACTTTCCCGAATCGCTGCGCTATTTTCCCGGAAATGCGGTGGTAACAGGCAATCCCGTGCGGCAGGGGTTCTTCCGGGTGGGGCCCCCGTCGCGCGAAGGGGAATTCACGGTGTTGATTTTTGGAGGCAGTCAGGGCGCCCATGCGATTAATGCGGCCATGATGGAGGCGCTTCCACACCTGGCAGAATGGCGCCGCCGGATTCGCTTCATCCATCAGACCGGTGAAAAAGACGCCGCGTGGGTTGAGACGACTTACCGGGCGAACCAGTTCTCGGCAGAGGTTCGACCCTTTTTTGACGATATGCCAAACCAGTTCAGCCGTGCCCACTGGATCATTGCCCGCTCCGGCGCATCGTGCCTGGCCGAAATTGCGGCCACGGGAAGGCCGTCCCTCTTGATCCCTTTTCCTTCGGCAGCGGACGACCACCAACGCAAGAACGCGGAGGTCTTCGCCCGGCGCGGTGCATCCGTGGTGATAAACCAGTCTTCTCTTAATGGGGAGCGATTGGCATTGGTCATCCGCTTGCACATGGAGAACAAGGAGAGACAGGAGCAGATGTCTCGGGCGGCCGCCTCACTCTCCATCCCAGACGCGGCCTCACGGATCGCCGATCTTGTGGAGGCCCTGGCATCAAAGGCCTGA
- the ftsW gene encoding putative lipid II flippase FtsW: protein MARKLTFDRYLIAATFGLIFYGLLMVYSASATISMDLYGSSYIFLGKQALGLVIGLVCMIVAMNCDYRKWRNPTFVFSFLFVCQILLVAVFFLDRSHNTHRWIKLGLFSFQPSEMSKLALIFFFAYFLESRLHQVNDIRRTLLPAVMVMGLTVALVLKEPDFGTAIASFFICAAILFVAGVDWRWFAAVPILALPVFYWEVYRVAYRFDRITTFIDPWKDPLGKGFQIIQSLIAIGSGGLGGVGWVQGKQKLFYLPEPQNDFIFSVVGEELGLWGTVLIVILFAVVLKRGLKASLAAPDSFGTLLGVGLTAMIACQALINISVVTGLLPTKGIPLPFMSAGGSSLIVNCFAVGVLLNLSQHSD, encoded by the coding sequence ATGGCTCGCAAACTGACCTTTGATCGATATTTGATTGCCGCTACTTTCGGATTGATCTTTTACGGCCTTCTCATGGTCTACAGCGCCTCTGCGACCATCTCGATGGATCTTTACGGGTCGTCGTACATTTTCCTTGGGAAGCAGGCGCTGGGACTTGTGATAGGCCTGGTGTGCATGATTGTCGCCATGAACTGCGACTACCGGAAATGGCGCAATCCCACCTTTGTCTTCTCATTCCTGTTTGTGTGCCAGATCCTGCTGGTGGCGGTGTTCTTCCTGGACCGTTCGCATAACACTCACCGCTGGATCAAGCTGGGCCTGTTTTCATTTCAGCCCTCGGAAATGTCCAAGCTCGCCCTCATCTTTTTCTTCGCCTACTTTCTGGAGAGCCGTCTTCATCAGGTGAACGATATCCGGCGAACGCTTTTGCCGGCGGTGATGGTCATGGGACTGACCGTCGCCCTCGTCCTTAAAGAACCCGATTTTGGAACGGCCATTGCCAGCTTCTTCATCTGCGCGGCGATCCTGTTTGTGGCCGGGGTGGACTGGAGGTGGTTCGCCGCCGTTCCGATCCTCGCCCTCCCCGTGTTCTACTGGGAGGTCTATCGGGTGGCCTATCGCTTCGACCGCATTACCACCTTCATCGATCCCTGGAAGGACCCGTTGGGAAAAGGATTCCAGATCATCCAGTCACTCATCGCGATCGGAAGCGGGGGGCTCGGCGGGGTGGGCTGGGTACAGGGAAAACAGAAACTCTTTTATCTCCCCGAACCACAAAATGACTTCATCTTCTCGGTGGTGGGCGAGGAGTTAGGTTTGTGGGGAACGGTGCTGATCGTCATCTTGTTTGCGGTGGTCCTCAAGCGGGGCTTGAAGGCCTCGCTGGCCGCACCGGATTCTTTTGGCACGCTGTTGGGTGTGGGACTGACCGCGATGATCGCTTGCCAGGCATTGATCAATATCAGCGTGGTCACCGGGTTGCTCCCGACGAAAGGAATCCCGCTGCCCTTTATGAGTGCGGGAGGCTCTTCTCTGATCGTCAACTGCTTTGCCGTTGGCGTTTTGTTGAACCTGTCACAGCACTCGGACTGA
- the murD gene encoding UDP-N-acetylmuramoyl-L-alanine--D-glutamate ligase, which yields MKKNRNTSRAEVVERQAAGGVTDLRGARVLIVGLKRSGVAAAKLCAERGARITASDSGERAAFSEEAGALREIKVEFEFGGHRVETFLKADLIVASPGVPLSIEPLEAARKKGIEIISELELASRFLQGRIVAITGSNGKTTTTALVGDVLRAAGFHTLVGGNIGTPLASLVPLSTEESVIVAEVSSFQLEAIPTFRPFIGVVLNVTPDHLDRYSSFEEYASFKRALFRNQTRAEWAVLNWDDPITARFAQDLPARVWWFSQQVLLEAGTVYSDHRIEVAQGGVRTPVIHRHEIPLLGAHNVENCLAAVSAAAILGADFRNVARAISEFPGVEHRLELLTELKGVKYYNDSKATNVDATRKALEAFEGNVVLILGGKDKGSDYTVLSPLLKSRVKSVLLIGAATGKIERQLEGVVAMRRCETLQRAVEVAPSLTVPGDVVLLAPACASFDQFENYEHRGRVFKELVWGLKGKAAPV from the coding sequence ATGAAGAAGAACCGGAACACATCACGGGCAGAGGTTGTGGAAAGGCAGGCCGCGGGCGGCGTGACTGATCTGCGCGGAGCTCGCGTGCTGATTGTCGGGTTGAAACGCAGCGGGGTGGCCGCGGCGAAGCTCTGCGCTGAAAGAGGCGCCCGGATTACGGCCTCCGATTCCGGAGAGCGCGCGGCGTTTTCAGAGGAGGCGGGGGCGCTCCGCGAGATCAAGGTGGAATTTGAGTTCGGAGGACATCGCGTTGAGACATTTCTCAAGGCCGACTTGATTGTCGCGAGCCCCGGAGTCCCCCTCTCGATTGAACCCCTCGAGGCTGCCCGGAAAAAAGGAATCGAAATCATCAGTGAACTCGAACTGGCCTCGCGTTTTCTCCAGGGCCGGATCGTGGCCATCACGGGATCGAATGGAAAGACCACCACGACGGCCCTGGTGGGTGACGTGTTACGGGCTGCGGGATTTCACACCCTGGTGGGAGGAAACATCGGGACGCCGCTGGCATCCCTCGTTCCCCTCTCGACGGAGGAATCTGTCATTGTCGCCGAGGTCAGCAGTTTTCAACTGGAAGCCATCCCGACGTTTCGCCCCTTTATCGGGGTGGTGCTGAACGTGACGCCGGATCACCTGGATCGGTACTCCTCCTTCGAGGAATACGCCTCATTCAAGCGTGCGTTGTTTCGAAACCAGACCCGTGCCGAGTGGGCGGTGTTGAATTGGGATGATCCTATTACCGCCCGATTCGCCCAGGACTTGCCGGCCCGCGTCTGGTGGTTTTCACAGCAGGTCCTGCTCGAAGCAGGAACGGTCTATAGCGACCACCGAATCGAAGTGGCCCAGGGGGGTGTCAGAACTCCGGTGATCCACCGCCACGAGATCCCTTTGCTGGGCGCCCATAACGTCGAGAACTGCCTGGCTGCCGTCTCGGCGGCCGCCATCCTCGGCGCTGATTTTCGAAATGTGGCGCGCGCGATTTCCGAATTTCCCGGCGTGGAGCACCGCCTGGAGCTCCTGACCGAATTGAAGGGAGTCAAGTACTACAACGATTCCAAAGCCACCAATGTCGACGCCACCCGGAAAGCGCTGGAGGCCTTCGAGGGAAACGTGGTGTTGATCCTGGGAGGAAAAGACAAGGGCAGTGACTATACTGTCCTCTCCCCGTTACTGAAATCACGCGTCAAATCGGTTCTCCTGATCGGGGCTGCCACGGGGAAGATTGAGAGACAGCTGGAGGGGGTGGTCGCGATGCGGCGGTGCGAGACCTTGCAGCGCGCCGTCGAAGTGGCGCCTTCGCTGACCGTCCCCGGAGATGTCGTCCTGCTGGCCCCCGCTTGCGCCAGCTTTGACCAATTTGAAAACTATGAGCACCGGGGGCGAGTGTTCAAGGAACTGGTCTGGGGGCTCAAGGGGAAAGCGGCGCCGGTATGA
- the mraY gene encoding phospho-N-acetylmuramoyl-pentapeptide-transferase, giving the protein MLFWLFTSLQHYFTPFRVFRYITFRTAYASLTALALSLLLGPWLIRRLREFQIGQQIRDDGPQSHLGKAGTPTMGGVLIVVSILLPTLLWADLKSRYVWMAMLATLAFAFIGFLDDLAKVSHKKSLGLTGRQKLFLQTLVALAVALMLLYFTAEKQYSTNLIVPFFKQFNPDLIVHRWFRIWWLHPLAYLPFVLFVVLVVVGSSNAVNLTDGLDGLAIGSVVIAASAFTVLTYISGNAKFAEYLDIQNLPRVGEITVFCGAMVGASLGFLWYNCFPASIFMGDVGSLALGGAIGTVAVIVKQEILLLFIGGIFVIEALSVMVQVLYFKMTGKRVFRMAPIHHHFELIGWKEPQVIIRFWIAALIFALFSLTTLKLR; this is encoded by the coding sequence ATGCTTTTTTGGCTCTTTACCTCACTGCAGCACTACTTCACGCCTTTCCGCGTCTTCCGTTACATCACCTTTCGCACGGCCTACGCCTCGCTGACAGCGCTGGCCCTCAGCCTGCTGCTTGGTCCGTGGTTGATCCGCCGCCTCCGTGAGTTCCAGATTGGCCAGCAGATCCGGGATGACGGCCCGCAATCCCATTTGGGAAAAGCGGGGACGCCGACGATGGGCGGAGTCCTGATTGTGGTCTCCATCCTGCTGCCTACCCTCTTGTGGGCGGATTTGAAGAGCCGCTACGTCTGGATGGCGATGCTGGCCACTCTCGCCTTTGCGTTCATCGGGTTCCTCGACGATTTGGCCAAGGTTTCCCATAAGAAATCTCTCGGCCTGACCGGCCGTCAAAAGTTGTTCCTGCAAACGCTGGTCGCGCTGGCCGTGGCCCTGATGTTGCTTTACTTCACGGCCGAAAAGCAGTATTCCACCAACCTGATCGTCCCGTTCTTCAAGCAATTCAATCCGGACCTGATCGTGCATCGCTGGTTCAGGATTTGGTGGTTGCATCCACTCGCCTATCTCCCTTTCGTTCTTTTTGTGGTTTTGGTGGTGGTGGGATCATCCAACGCCGTGAATCTCACGGATGGGCTGGATGGTTTGGCGATTGGATCGGTGGTCATTGCCGCCTCGGCGTTTACCGTCCTGACTTATATCTCAGGGAATGCCAAGTTCGCGGAATACCTCGATATCCAGAATCTCCCCAGGGTGGGTGAGATCACGGTCTTTTGCGGCGCCATGGTCGGGGCCTCCCTGGGGTTTCTCTGGTACAACTGTTTTCCCGCCTCCATTTTCATGGGGGACGTGGGGTCGCTGGCCCTGGGGGGGGCGATTGGCACGGTGGCGGTGATTGTGAAGCAGGAAATCCTGCTGCTTTTCATCGGCGGGATTTTTGTTATCGAAGCCCTTTCGGTGATGGTTCAGGTGCTCTATTTCAAGATGACAGGAAAAAGGGTATTCCGGATGGCGCCGATTCACCACCACTTTGAGTTGATCGGTTGGAAGGAACCACAGGTCATTATTCGTTTCTGGATTGCCGCCTTGATTTTTGCATTGTTCAGTCTGACGACACTGAAGTTACGCTGA
- a CDS encoding UDP-N-acetylmuramoyl-tripeptide--D-alanyl-D-alanine ligase, translating into MQLTLRDISEALAAVGEPAPGESFEMDTVASGYSIDSRTLKPGDLFFAIRGERLDGHTFISTAFEKGACGAVVAADWAQSPLLRGREGKEISGRNWLVVADTTAALQKLAMHARRRWGGHVVAITGSAGKTTTKEICATLLGASRTVHKSEGNLNNLYGVPLTLLRVDAGADVAVIELAMSAREEIRTLTRIAAPNMGVITNVNPVHLQFFSSIDEIALAKRELVEELDANAVAILNADDPRVSGFASCTRARVVTYGQDRKADVRIENVRMSNLDGSEFDVVLDSGARAPCRLRLLGRHNVWNAGAAIAAAVQLGMPLVDAARRLELVTPARMRGEILRFSEGFTVIDDTYNSNPRAMAEVLSAVAAAGGFKRKIVAAGEMLELGTESGALHAACGRAMAEAGIAVLIAVQGEAEAMASAAQAAGMSARSVFFYRTPAEAGEKLCQIVAPGDLVLMKGSRGVKMDVALDCLRQKFSVKAH; encoded by the coding sequence ATGCAACTAACCCTTCGCGATATCTCAGAGGCATTGGCTGCGGTCGGTGAACCTGCCCCGGGAGAGTCGTTTGAAATGGACACCGTCGCCTCCGGCTATTCCATTGACAGTCGTACCTTAAAGCCCGGCGACCTGTTCTTTGCCATCCGGGGTGAACGATTGGACGGCCACACGTTCATTTCGACCGCTTTTGAAAAAGGGGCCTGTGGCGCGGTCGTGGCAGCGGATTGGGCACAGTCGCCCCTCCTGCGCGGGCGTGAGGGTAAGGAAATTTCCGGGCGGAATTGGCTCGTCGTCGCGGACACGACCGCTGCTCTTCAGAAACTTGCAATGCACGCTCGCCGTCGGTGGGGAGGCCACGTGGTCGCCATCACCGGCAGCGCCGGGAAAACCACTACCAAGGAGATTTGTGCCACCCTTCTCGGGGCCTCCCGCACGGTTCACAAATCGGAAGGAAATCTCAACAATCTTTACGGGGTCCCCTTGACACTGCTCCGCGTGGATGCCGGCGCGGACGTGGCGGTCATCGAACTGGCGATGTCGGCCCGGGAAGAGATTCGCACGCTCACCCGAATCGCCGCCCCCAACATGGGAGTCATCACAAACGTCAATCCGGTGCACCTGCAATTTTTTTCTTCCATCGACGAGATCGCCCTGGCCAAACGCGAACTCGTGGAAGAGTTGGATGCCAACGCGGTGGCCATCCTCAATGCCGACGACCCTCGCGTTTCCGGCTTTGCATCTTGCACCCGGGCCCGAGTCGTCACTTACGGCCAGGACCGGAAGGCTGATGTGCGCATAGAGAATGTCCGGATGTCGAATCTTGATGGGTCCGAATTCGATGTGGTGCTTGATTCGGGGGCCCGGGCTCCCTGCCGGTTGCGTCTGCTGGGGAGACACAATGTGTGGAACGCCGGGGCGGCCATCGCTGCCGCCGTTCAGTTGGGAATGCCGCTCGTCGACGCGGCACGCCGACTGGAACTCGTCACTCCGGCCAGGATGCGCGGCGAGATCTTAAGATTTTCCGAGGGGTTCACCGTCATCGACGACACTTACAATTCCAACCCTCGGGCTATGGCTGAAGTGCTTTCCGCCGTGGCCGCCGCGGGAGGGTTCAAGCGTAAGATCGTTGCCGCCGGGGAGATGTTGGAGTTGGGGACCGAGTCCGGTGCCTTGCATGCCGCCTGTGGACGGGCGATGGCGGAGGCCGGCATCGCCGTTTTGATTGCCGTTCAAGGAGAGGCCGAAGCGATGGCCTCCGCTGCCCAGGCAGCCGGCATGTCAGCACGGAGCGTTTTTTTCTATCGGACTCCTGCGGAAGCAGGGGAGAAACTGTGCCAGATTGTTGCGCCTGGAGATTTGGTCTTAATGAAGGGGTCGCGAGGCGTTAAAATGGATGTGGCGCTGGATTGTCTGCGCCAGAAATTTTCAGTGAAAGCACATTAA
- a CDS encoding UDP-N-acetylmuramoyl-L-alanyl-D-glutamate--2,6-diaminopimelate ligase, producing the protein MTSLHDLLDSLRPTEIIGSTAVPISQICCDSRQVERGSLFFALRGERLDGNRFVQAAIDRGAVVVVTDAVGDWSPGKVCLLRVRDARQSMALAASAFHGHPSRALQLVGITGTNGKTTTSYVVHSIFQAQQQCAGLIGTIESLVGGRSTPSKNTTPESIDVQGFLAQVRDQGCRRAVMEVSSHALEMHRVDGCRFAVAVFTNLTRDHLDFHQTMDRYFDAKRKLFFGTESDPPEWAVLNLDDDYGVRLATEVPTKKITYGVRQAADVRAGSIEFSFEGLRLTAQTPQGSIPIESTLAGTPNVYNILAAVACSIAMGVDMETIREGIRNLRSVPGRFEKVECGQPFTVVVDYAHTDDALRNVITTARGLTKHRVITVFGCGGERDRTKRPLMGEVAGRLSDFTVLTSDNPRSEDPLRIIADAVVGLQRATDRYAVEPDRGDAIRRALEEAREGDIVVLAGKGHETYQVLSDRTVHFDDREVAREILSGLGYSSTVCN; encoded by the coding sequence TTGACGTCCTTACATGATCTCCTGGACTCCCTGCGGCCAACCGAGATTATCGGATCGACTGCGGTGCCGATATCGCAGATCTGCTGTGATTCGCGCCAGGTCGAGAGGGGATCTCTTTTTTTCGCGCTGCGAGGGGAGAGACTGGATGGGAACCGTTTCGTGCAGGCGGCGATTGATCGGGGGGCTGTCGTGGTGGTCACCGACGCGGTCGGGGACTGGAGTCCCGGGAAGGTGTGTCTGCTCCGGGTGCGCGATGCGCGGCAATCGATGGCTCTGGCGGCGTCCGCTTTTCATGGCCATCCCAGCCGGGCCTTGCAGTTGGTGGGTATCACGGGGACCAACGGAAAAACGACAACCAGCTATGTAGTGCACTCGATCTTTCAAGCGCAACAGCAATGCGCGGGTTTAATCGGAACGATTGAAAGTCTGGTGGGGGGCCGGTCCACCCCGTCGAAGAACACCACCCCCGAATCGATTGACGTACAGGGATTTTTGGCTCAGGTCCGCGATCAGGGATGCCGCCGTGCCGTCATGGAGGTGTCCTCTCATGCCCTGGAGATGCACCGGGTGGATGGCTGCCGGTTCGCCGTTGCCGTGTTCACCAATCTTACACGCGACCATCTTGATTTCCATCAAACGATGGACCGCTACTTTGACGCCAAGCGGAAACTTTTCTTTGGAACAGAGAGTGATCCCCCGGAGTGGGCGGTTCTCAACCTGGATGACGACTATGGAGTCCGGCTGGCCACCGAAGTGCCGACAAAGAAGATCACATACGGCGTGCGCCAGGCTGCTGATGTCCGCGCCGGTTCCATTGAGTTTTCCTTTGAAGGATTGAGATTGACAGCGCAGACGCCGCAGGGGTCGATCCCGATCGAGTCGACCCTTGCGGGAACCCCGAACGTGTACAACATCCTGGCGGCAGTGGCCTGCTCGATCGCAATGGGGGTTGACATGGAAACGATACGAGAGGGAATTCGGAATCTGCGTTCCGTCCCGGGACGGTTTGAAAAGGTCGAGTGCGGCCAGCCCTTCACGGTGGTGGTCGACTACGCGCATACCGATGACGCGTTGCGGAACGTTATCACCACCGCACGGGGCCTGACCAAGCACCGGGTGATCACGGTCTTTGGCTGTGGAGGAGAGCGGGACCGCACCAAGCGGCCGCTCATGGGTGAAGTCGCGGGACGGCTCAGTGACTTTACCGTCCTGACGTCGGACAATCCCCGGAGTGAAGATCCGCTGCGTATTATCGCGGACGCTGTGGTGGGGCTTCAGAGAGCGACCGACCGGTATGCGGTCGAACCCGACCGGGGCGACGCCATTCGACGCGCCCTCGAAGAAGCCCGCGAGGGCGATATTGTGGTTCTGGCCGGCAAGGGGCATGAGACCTACCAGGTCCTGTCGGACCGGACGGTTCATTTCGATGACCGGGAAGTCGCGCGCGAAATACTATCTGGACTGGGCTATTCATCGACGGTATGCAACTAA